In Erythrolamprus reginae isolate rEryReg1 unplaced genomic scaffold, rEryReg1.hap1 scaffold_411, whole genome shotgun sequence, the genomic stretch cgcgtttggcgttcggcgttcgggaggccgctgagaagcctccaggctgttttaaaaggtgacagccgggcggcagcggttttttgcaggttttttttccccctgcacgtattaattgactttacattgtttcctatgggaaactgtttcgtcttacgaacctttcgtcttacgaacctcctccgggaaccagttaggttcgtaagacgaggtatgactgtattcccCAAAATATGGTACATTTCAATCAGCACCTCTGCTCCCTTTCCACAGGCAGTGTGAGTTTCATCTCCTTGGTGGGATCAAAAGAAGCAGGGGATTTCCACCTTTTCCTGCAGCTAACCTTCCCTTCTGATCTCTCTTGACAGGTGGTGTCAGAGCTGAGCAAGCGCAGATGTAAATGTCACGGCCCTTCTGGGAGCTGCCAGTTTCGGACATGTTGGCTAGCAGCCCCTGATTTCCGCCACGTGGGCTCCATCTTACGGGATCGGATGGACCACGCCGCACTCTCGCGGCTGGACAACAGAAACTCGGGAGCCTTCTGGCCACAACTCCCCAGCTCCCACTGGGCCAAGCACCTCATCTTCTACGAATCCTCCCCCGATTTCTGCGAGCCGGATCCGAGCCTAGGTTCCTCCGGCACCCACGGCCGCCCTTGCGTCAAGAGCAGCCCACAGCCAGATGGCTGTGGCAGCCTGTGCTGTGGGCGCGGCCACAACATGCTGCAGGAGGTGCGAGCTCAGCGTTGCCAGTGCCGTTTCCATTGGTGCTGCCATGTCCAGTGTGAGGAGTGTCCTTCCACAGAGTGGGTTAGTGTCTGCAAATGAACAGGGAAGGCCCTAACCCCTCCCACcgttctccagccagccatgtgaCAAGTGCCTGCTTGCAATATCAGCCATAGTGATCAAAAGGCGAGTTTGGGGCTGCTGACCTGCTTTCAGTGGATCCCTTGCTCATACCTGATCCTTCCAAGGGAAGACTTGCTTCCAATAGAGCATCAAGGAAGAATTCCTCAAAGagattctcttttttcttcttctcttgacCGCCAGCTTGGTCCTATCTCAGTTTATTGCAAACTGCCCTGTATGATTTAACGAGTGGAGGATAGACTTGATCCTGTCCTGCGCTGCAGGAAGAAACTAACAGAAGCAAAGTGGCAAAAATTCTATATCCGGGCGAGATTTTTCGCAGAAGGGAGACGTGTTAAAAGCAGCATGGTCCCGGAACCTCAAAAGTTCTCCTATATAAGGACTCGGAACATTAAACTTTTAGTTGGAGGGTGTTTGCTGTTTGCAGCTACCGTTAGTAGGAGAAATAGACTGTCATTTGGGGGCAAAACTTAGCAGCAGATTTGCAAAAGTTGCAGCCGTTGCTAATAGCACAGCCCACTGACAAGATTGAAACTGGGGTGCTGTATTGCaagattaatttattattttcctCTTTTACTAATCTATATTTGTAAAACTGTTTGTTATAGTTAATGGAGGGAAAGACG encodes the following:
- the LOC139156196 gene encoding LOW QUALITY PROTEIN: protein Wnt-10b-like (The sequence of the model RefSeq protein was modified relative to this genomic sequence to represent the inferred CDS: deleted 1 base in 1 codon) encodes the protein ASKLSNSSLCLSSLGFRESAFVFSLLAAGVTHAVATACSLGELQSCGCARQGTETQKLKLSQLQSLSRGKSLPPMQSSLWGQPSPQDTWEWGGCSADFAYAQRFARHFLDPRRKPRDAHARMQLHSHRVGRKVVSELSKRRCKCHGPSGSCQFRTCWLAAPDFRHVGSILRDRMDHAALSRLDNRNSGAFWPQLPSSHWAKHLIFYESSPDFCEPDPSLGSSGTHGRPCVKSSPQPDGCGSLCCGRGHNMLQEVRAQRCQCRFHWCCHVQCEECPSTEWVSVCK